The sequence TCTTAAACGCACCTACGGTCTGTTCTTTGGGTTTCTATACGGATACTTGAGTTTGCTGTTTTCCTATACTGGTTCGATTGCCGCCATGGCCACCGCTGTAGCCAGCTACCAGGGTGGCACGCTCTTTGGTTCGGCGATGGAGCAGACGCTCCTGACTCTGCCAGGGCTGGAGGCGCAAACGTGGTCTTTTCAACTCAGGCATGCCGTCGCCTGTGCGCTGGTTCTCTCGATTACACTGATCAATCACTTTGGCATTATGCGGGGTATGATCCTGCAGCGTCTGGCGACTCTGGCGCCGGCGGCGGCTCTGGGCATCATTGCTGTTGCCGCACTTGGCGCAGCGCTATCAGGCGACGCCAGCATGGAGAATTTACGTCACAATCTAAACGGGCCCCTGGCCTTGCCTGGCTTTTCGGCCCTTGGCGCCGGGCTGCTTCCGGTCTTTTTTGCCTTCACGGGCTGGAATGTTACGCTCTATCTGGCGGAAGACATCAAACAGCCGGAGCGCAATATTCCACTTTCGATGATCATTGGCGTTGCCGCCGTAACGGCGCTTTACTTATTGTTTTGTCTGTCGTTGCTGGCTTCGACGCCTTTTGAAAGCCTTCAAACCAACCACCCGGCGGATGTTTCCGCTCTGGCTGCGGGGCATTTTCTAGGGCAAAACGCCGGCGCGTTGATGGCTATCGTCATAGCCCTGTTCATCATGAGCAGTCTGAATACCACCATTCTTGGGGGCAGTCGACTTTATCTGGCCATGGCTCGCGATCGCGTCTTCCTGGAGAGCGTAGGGA comes from Leptospirales bacterium and encodes:
- a CDS encoding APC family permease, which produces MSADQSSQPELERRIGLRDAIVVIAGNMIGVGIFIMPPLVAGAAGNPWAFLFLWLAGGLIAFAGAMSSAELGILMPQAGGDYIFLKRTYGLFFGFLYGYLSLLFSYTGSIAAMATAVASYQGGTLFGSAMEQTLLTLPGLEAQTWSFQLRHAVACALVLSITLINHFGIMRGMILQRLATLAPAAALGIIAVAALGAALSGDASMENLRHNLNGPLALPGFSALGAGLLPVFFAFTGWNVTLYLAEDIKQPERNIPLSMIIGVAAVTALYLLFCLSLLASTPFESLQTNHPADVSALAAGHFLGQNAGALMAIVIALFIMSSLNTTILGGSRLYLAMARDRVFLESVGKLHRRFQTPHIALWLQAGLACLLILVMRNLDAILNLSVMVMLFLSMLTISCVFVLRRRLGAAHAVHTMQNKALARALGYPLLPVFYIGALAAIIASALVFDPGSRVSALAAGVMTVIGLVIFSIWRRNRPELAP